In a single window of the Drosophila miranda strain MSH22 chromosome XL, D.miranda_PacBio2.1, whole genome shotgun sequence genome:
- the LOC108165169 gene encoding eukaryotic translation initiation factor eIF1-like, whose amino-acid sequence MSFDRNLNSSQEPTAAATSDTREESLEEDLVHIRVQQRSSSRKTITTVQGLAAEFDLKKIARACRKEFACNGTVTEHPEQGLVIHLEGDQRENVRQWLIKTDLCKPDQLKVH is encoded by the coding sequence ATGTCGTTTGATCGGAATTTGAACAGCTCTCAAGAGCCCACGGCTGCGGCCACGAGCGACACTCGGGAGGAGAGTCTAGAGGAGGATCTGGTGCACATTCGCGTGCagcagcgcagcagcagccgcaagaCGATCACCACCGTCCAGGGCCTGGCCGCGGAATTTGACCTCAAGAAGATCGCGCGCGCCTGCCGCAAGGAGTTCGCGTGCAACGGCACCGTCACCGAGCACCCCGAGCAGGGGCTGGTCATCCATCTGGAGGGGGACCAGCGCGAGAACGTCCGCCAGTGGCTGATCAAGACGGACCTCTGCAAGCCCGACCAGCTGAAGGTGCACTGA